The Thermoflexus sp. genome contains the following window.
CTCGCCCGTCAAGGTCTCCCCGGCCATGGGCCTGATTCCCCTGGAGGAGACCATGACTGTGGACTTCCTCACCCGCCGCCATCGCGGCGCGGTCCAGGAGGAGGCGGGGGCCATCCGCGGGGATATCGTGAACGTGGAGATGGCCGTTAATCTTTACAAGGTGGGCCTGGCGGTGGATCTGCGCCGGGTGGGTCGCGAGGAGGAGCTGGTGGAGATCGAGAAGGGCCGCGGGAAGAAAGCCCAGACGGTGAGGGGGGTGACCCTGAAGGATTACGTTGATGAGGCGGAGCGCCGGCGACGCATCCGGCTGCTGCTGGATGCCGTGCAGGATTTCAGTGATTACTCCAAACAGGCCCGGCTGCTCACAGACTTCACCCCTGATCTCCTGCTTGTTGCGCTCCAGGCCAACTATTCCCATCGCCTCCAGAAGGCTCTGGAGATCCGATGGGATGGCGCCGCTATCCTTGATACGGCACGGCTCGATCAGGTGCTTCGGGAGCTTCAAGAGGATGTGGCAAGGGCAGATGAACGGCCGGCGGTTTTCGCCGGGATGCTGGAAGGCGTGATCGCAAACGGGGAGGCGGTCCGGGAGACCCTGGGCCGGCACGGGATCGAGGTCGTCACGCCGCGGGAGGCGATCGCTCGCGCGAAGGCCGCTCTGGGGGTGTGAGCGCATGACGAAATATGGGCTGACGGTAGACCTGGAGAGCCCGTATTTCGCCTGCTTCCGTCAGGTGGCGGCGACCAGTGTGGTCCTTACC
Protein-coding sequences here:
- the cas7i gene encoding type I-B CRISPR-associated protein Cas7/Cst2/DevR, giving the protein MEVKAISMVWLSRTGLTNLNAGEGGSNLVDLKKYRWAGREYPYVSGQAMRFYLKEAIRREVRPEEACVADEQGETCGRIPECVLCDLFGFMITLPEVGAVVRVSPVKVSPAMGLIPLEETMTVDFLTRRHRGAVQEEAGAIRGDIVNVEMAVNLYKVGLAVDLRRVGREEELVEIEKGRGKKAQTVRGVTLKDYVDEAERRRRIRLLLDAVQDFSDYSKQARLLTDFTPDLLLVALQANYSHRLQKALEIRWDGAAILDTARLDQVLRELQEDVARADERPAVFAGMLEGVIANGEAVRETLGRHGIEVVTPREAIARAKAALGV